The Amblyomma americanum isolate KBUSLIRL-KWMA chromosome 2, ASM5285725v1, whole genome shotgun sequence genome contains the following window.
CTTAGTCTCAGACATTCGCAATGGCAAAGACTCACTCGCACTCAGATTCAAAAAGGTCTCACTTGCACTCACACTCACTGAGACTCCCTCCTGTTCACTCAAATTCGTATTCAGTCGCACTCACGAGGGCTCTCTGAGTGCGGCGAAATGGGTGAATTTATGAGCTGTCATGCGATAATGTAATACACATTATAAAACCACGTATGTGTCTCTAATGGGACATATATTAGTTCACAGCACGGGTTGTTGTTTAAGCCAAACTTATGAGGCCCACATAGCGAAACATTTCGTAACTATACCTGCACAAATTTTGTTGTGAGGCCCGCTAATGCTAGCCAGGTCTCGAGGGGTTCTCTCTATAACCTAGGGCATTCTATGTACAAATGAAAGCTCAGCAGCACAGCCCAATAGAACAACAGAATATCACATCGCCGAGGCCCCAAGGAGCACACTTAATCAAAACTAACTGCAGACCTCTTTCAGAAAAGAGTGCCCTGTCATGCGCCTATGGCTTACAATCAGGGGCTCTGGAGGCTGAAAAAGACTGTTGAGCACCAGCTGTTGGTACCGGAGACGGACGTATGCACTGTACCTGTCCGAAGAACCGAAGCAGGCCGCGCTTCCAGTGCTGCACCATAACCCACTGAATGAGCGGGAGCACGACGAAGGTGTGCACCAGCACGGCCACGACGACATTCAGCGAATAGGTGAGCAGCAGCGAAAGGCTATGTGCAGAGCGCACGGTGCTCGCCACGGCCAGGACCCGCGTGGCAGTCAGCGAGGCGAGGCCCACCGGCAGAAACCAGGACAGCAGCCTGCCCATGGCAGCGATGGCATTGCTCAGGTTGATGAAGAAGTTGAGCAGGACATTCCGGTCGTCCGCGTTGTGCGCAAGAACGAAGCCGAGCGCGACAGCGGACGACAGCAGGCCCAGACCGCTGACCCGCCGCAGCGGCTGATCAATTTCCACCGCCTTGAGTGTGTCAGCCTCCACGTGATGCGGGGCCAAGCAATGCTTGCGCATTTCGTCGGCCCAGAGCTCACTGCCCCGCGGAGGTAGCTGAGAGGGCCACGTTCTCATCGACACGTCCACGATGTTCGGTGGGAAGAGGCCTCTGCATGCGCATAATTTCTTGCCTTTGAACTGCTCAACAAAAAAATAGGCGCGTTTCGGTAACATGTGATTCATGCAAGCGATTTGGTGTTCTACCTGGCCACTGCCTTGAGTAGCGGAGCTtagctcactgcagggcaaaggcctctgccatgtctctcgaattaaccctgtcctttgcgagctgcggcgaccgtatccccacaaacttaaTATCAtacgcccgcctaactttctgccgccccctcatACCCTTGCCCTCTCTCGGAATCcgctccgttgcccttaaggaccagcggttatcttgccttcgcagtacatgcatGCCcgcgcccatttcttcttcttcatttCCCTGGGACatccttaacccgcgtttgtagCCTGACTCACTCTGCCTGCTTTGGATCTCTTAACATTATATCCACCATTTTCCTTCTCATCgctcgttgtccttaacttaagtgaACCCTTTttcttagcctccacgtttctgccccatatgtgagtacccgtaaaatacagctgttgtgtactttcctcttgagggatattggtaaactgctaatcATGATCTGAATGTAGCTATGAATGTAGCGCCCACCTAATCATCTTCATGGCGAGGTCCGTTGTGTGGACAGCCGACACATTCAGCGGCGCAATGGGGGTGAGCTGGAGCGCAGAGACGGTCTCGTTGCGGACGGCACGCAGGAGCAGCGTGGTACCGAAGGCGACCATGGCAGCGCTGGAGGCGCTCAGCACCCAGTAAGCCAGAGCACAGCGCAGAAGCTTCCCGCCCGTACGGTACGAGGTGCTCCCAATGGAACCCACAAGACATGAAACCTTGAGGGGCAGGAACAGCATGGCCAGCATCTGCAGCGTAGATCAACCTCGTTAGACAGACAAGCCTTGCTGAAGGTGCGAGAAATTGTACCGCAGTGCAGTGGCTCTATTAGAGGTGGCTTCCGCGGTACGTCAACAGGGTCAGTCTCGATCATTCACAAAGATTTGATATGAAACTATACTAATATCATAAACGGTAATAATTCTACGGAGGCGGAAAAAGCGTAAAAGCAGGAAGAAAAGAGGACCAATCTGTAGATTGAACCAATCTGTGAACGAAACATACTGTCCGACGTCAAGAGATGAAGGCGCTTTTTAGCACATTGGCAGTCCTGGTTATTGCCAATTCATACGTGAGTGTTACCCGGATCGTATTTAAATTACGCCCCCACGGAGTCAGTTGACTGCGAGACCCAACCCACGCGCCACGATTATtgaagcaaaagaaaagcaccATATATCACCACCTTGCAACAAAACTAACAAAAGCATGGTGACATTACGCTACGTGTCATTGAACCCGACCTATTAAAGCTGGACAGCTGCCTTGGATGCGAAAACTATGATAAACGATAGAAAGAAACGTTACGTGGTTTAACTCCCAGAGCGACCCAGGCTGTGAGGGACAGTAAGATACAGCGCTGGTAAAGACGCCTCAATTTGTTTTCTCGCGGAAGAGCATCCCAAATGCGAGCTGCTGCTACGTACCCGACGTCACCTGTACTGTTCTCACTTTTTGCGCTTTCTGCCTTTTCGCTGAGGTTACGTCCTGCATTATATGCCTCTTTCCGCGAGCCCGATACGCGCGGAGCGGTTTACCCTAGTGTAGGCTTCTCCAGGGAAGGCGAGGTACATAATCTGCCGCGGTGTGAGCGTCATTCCCTGTAGGGTCAGGCCGGCGGCGACGCCCAGCGCAAGTGCTGAGGCGACCACGCAGGGCTCCCAGTGGCGCGTCGCCCAGGAACACCGGGAGGCACGATCGATTCCTTCGGGGTAATTCATGGGCCtcctcgttgttgttgttgttcttcttcctcttcctcttaaaacatggcgcatgcccacatggggggattggccacgatgtagtggcataaacaaggaaatttccattgGCTATCAAGAAAAAATATTAGTGCCCAGAGTGAATTTCGAAAAACGTATCCATCTACAacaacagaagaatatttaaagtaaaaaaaaaacaagcagcatTTTGGCGAAAAGGGAGAACCCAAGGAATTTTAAgagttagcaaatcaacctacctaTTGCAATTATCTAAACAcggagaatcccacaaattgaactAAATTCAAATCATTTGGTGCTCCACCGAATGATAATGACACTGGTAGAGATAACGAGAGCCCTAACGAGGAGAGAGGGACATCCAGGTAAATATTTCTCTGAAGTGTGAACTgtggacagtagaggagagaaaggtctACAGATTCAACATCCCCGTACGAGTAACTTAGGTTTGTCGGTGTCCACCCACATCTGCATATgaattcaaactgggaatcctgcagcgcatccgcgtcattgatacctcacacagcctggttttacaagAACGGACGTTcgaattatatgctaagtgccgATAATCAGTAGTATTTAGTAAGAGATCACGTAACCTGTCTGGTATGcgttggaaccgctgaaacctggaaatcgcctgCAGACTGAGATTTGGGAAAGGATGTTTAGCTGACCCGTTAAGAGCCGACCTTTCCAAGTAATCAGTCACctcgtttgaatgaatacctgcatggccagggacccagacaaaacagACCTCCTGCTAAGTGCATTGGACAATAAATCGCAGGAAACGGCTTAAAAGTCTTTTTGTGAAGTTTCAAGGGAGACTAAAACTGACAATAAGCGAGGATGATAACGTGTGACACATGACATGGAACTTCGTGCAGAgtcattccaagagccaaaaatttccGCGAGGCacataggaatataatctgggttGCGGAGAGAATAGCTCCATGTGAAGTCCTGCTacaagatgccaactgcagctttttggctgCGGATGGAGGCATCGGTAGAAAGCACAGTATGAGGGGGGTATTCCTCTGTATGATCATAAAGAAGACCATTTAAAATGTTTTTGGGCATGTGTTTCGTATGAGATTGGAAGATGTGGTCAAAAACGAATTTCACTGCTTCcagcgtgtcatcaacccactgaaAAGGGCAGAGATCAACGCCAAACgctgttaaaaggttctgcgttaacgtaATTTGAGACATTTGATGCCGTGTCCAATGTTGAGAAAGAAAtgaggccggctgagacacaaaaataggagtactgacttTAGTCACCGGTCAtacgacctgaggaaagttcgcatcgggagtatttgaaagcgggaactTAGACAAGGGGCACGGGCTACAAAAAAGGCACGGTGTTTGAAACTGATTTTCGGAGACTAAGGCAGGTCAATAgagcacgcctttccagtaataTTAATGGTTTaatcttgtagtttgcgctaccagagaacagaatgcaaccaaattccagTACAGGCCTTACGCAGGCTTAGTATAGCAACAATAACGTGTCGAGACACATCGCAAAATTTTTATTGGCGATTCGTGTCAGCCAGCCTAGAGCAcgttctcctttaaacgcattgttttttatatgaaggctccaatgtAATGCTGAGTGAGAAGTAACACTTTCATATTTAATAAATTCTACTTGTGGAACTTGGTTAGAGCGATGGACTAGTGAAATGTGCGAAGGCGTGTTAATAGGAAATACCACTATGCCGCATTTCTCAACACTCAGGAATAAATTAATACGGTGCAACCATGCAGTCCATTCTTCTCCTTCGGTTCCTTCTTGCCTCCGCGCGCACCCTGGTGCACACGACAGCGCTGCCAGCGAGCCACGCAAGCGTGCTTTCAccgaaatctttaggcatgtccTCTTCTGCTCGATGTCGAAACCCTCGATCTTCTAGTAGCGATGCGCAGGAGCATTCTGTTCCACGCAAGCTTACCGTCTCTTGGAGCGTTGCAGTGTTCAAATCCTTGGCCTTCAACGTACTGGTGTGGTCTAGTTAGCCACACATAAATATTTCAATAACGCCAACTCGAAAAGACTACAGCCCTTGTTTTGCGAACGCAAGCGCCATGTTTTGTGACTGGCGCAGTGGAATAAGCCGTGCTGTTCTGAGCAAAGAAAATGTCGTTTCCATAATCCCTAGCCGTCACCTATCGTCGAGAACCTGCGCTGGACTGTGCACACGAGGCGAGGAAGGCGAGGATGCCTAGGTCACTCTTTTGCTTTCAATTATAGTTCTGCAAGATGTTTTTTTAACATGAACACATCGTCGACCCCACAGTTGGTGCGCGCCATTTTTAATTTGAAGACGACAGCAACAACAGCCAGGCCGAAATAGTTCATACAATGCCCAGCAGGGAAGGGCGTTCCGCTAGTAGACCAAACACGTACTGGCAGAAAGTGGGCTATAGCTGTAAAAAACGGCTAAACGTAGTAAAGTTAGACACCTAAAGAATAAAGAGAACTACAagttttaagcgaaagctttactgcgcCATGTTCCGCGAGTTTCGCCGACTCCAACGCTTTGATCTTGAGCGATGTTCAGCCGCTCCGGAGCTGcgccgaaaccgatgaagagcgAGAGCTACTAAAGTAGAGGAAAGGTGCATAATTCGCTCCCTCGGTCAGCGAACGtcttaatcgcgctttgaggtacgtggaagtggtgagagagagatgtgtgctgcatgcattcgCGCTTACAACGTTATGGCAGACGCGCGGCACTGCAGctgtaggccgcagcgttcgttgAGTGAATAACCTCTCGCGATcacccccgtcacggcgccattaggtcatgatgccattaggccatggcgtaaataaagttgttccttctcctccttctcctcctctcgcgatcaaccattaactcaCATGGCAGAATGGCaaggtgggcgcactgcctatcgtGTCccgaacgcactcaacgttacagacgccaagccgcgtctagttatccgatacaccacagctttcgctgtctaaccaggttcagcagaagCTAAAGCGCCGCTATTTTTTTACTACATCGATAAAACAGAATTCACGTCATCCGGAGATATAACACCGTTTATATAGATAAAGCACGAAGGAAAGTATGGAGAAGGCCTCAAACAGCTAAAAGAAAAACAGGATACTAATTCTTCCGCGCACGTCTTATGTGCGGCCGGCTGATGCACGttcacatacccaacaattctggacaaacgcaATTTTGATCGCGAAAACGCTTTTGaagccaattttttcatatattgtaaggttccactataacaatcaatatgtccgcagatctcccgtcagaAGGTTTGCATTTTCTTGCTATTAACGATTTggttatcgtcaaaagcattcccatTGTTTTTCTAAGACAGCCTAAACTGCTCAGTGTCAGCGatagaaacactataaaagaaatattttgctacatgtcGAAAAAATACACCATTACTATCAGTAATTCTATAACAGTACCTTGCAGTCTTCCAATATTCGAAGATTTTGTCCAAGGCTGTTGGAAATGGCTAACGAATACGTTAAGCTCAGAGAGAACCGTAGAGCGGGGTGTACCTCTGGACAGTGTCCTACATTGTGAACGGAAACAGCGCTAGAAAACAATTTTGTTTCAAGCGACCATTTGTATATTCTATATACAGCTCAACGCCAGGCTTGCGTGCAATTTCCCCACTGTGCTCTCTTTATTCCTCGCGTCACAGTTTAGAGGGGTGATAGGTTCTCTACAATTGAGTCCGCAGCCCACCACCATTGAAGTATGAAGTCGATGACGACTCGAAGCAAGCGCATGTGACAAACTTGAGGAACGAGCGAACAGCCAAACATATATCTTCAGCCGTCCACGTTAGAAACAAGACGAAGTCAGACTTATTGCGCCCGATATCGAAAACCCTGCGGACGGAAGGTGAATTTGAACTGTGAAACGAACAGCCGGGCGTCACTCCCAGTCGCTTACTTTGGTTGAACATTGCTATAACGTGTTCTCGCGCTGTTTCCGTTTACTCTGCACTACGGAAACAAGTCCGCCAACAATGTTCTTTCAAGCGACACAGGGGCAGAAAGACACAAAAGTAGTGTGTTGTGCAGCGCTCGTATTTTGTACTTCTTCCTGCGTcgcttgaataataataataataataataataattggtttttttaagggaaaggaaatggcgcagtatctgtctcatatatcgtaggacacctgaaccgcgccgtaagggaagggataaaggagggagtgaaagaagaaagggagagagaggtgccgtattggagggctccggaataatttcgaccacctggggatctttaacgtgcactgacatcgcaaagcacacgggcgccttagcgtttttcctccataaaaacgcagccgccgcggtcgggttcgaacccgggaactcatggatcagtagtcgagcgccaatAACAAGGAAGAAGCAAATGTCATATTTGAGGTGCGGATAACCCGTCtccaccactgacgtataacggGTATAAAGCCAATAGTAATGATAAATGAATCATCAAAAGGGACGACAAGTTAACTTTTGCACACCCATGTTCGGGAAGAAACGATTAAGCGAAACCACTGCCGCGAAAGTGGGACCGGGAAGACTCCCCTAATTTCCCCAGGAAATAGGTTGGTAGGGGTTGTAGGGAACGGGGAATGGGGAGTAGGGAAATTGTTAAGGAAGTTTGGTTTGGAATGAGGACCGCGTTGGATTTGAAAATGAACCCTGATGAAGTTGAGCTATATTTCTGGCCAGCAGACAGACGAGAATGGCAATCTACTCCAGAGTCCTTGCCACGATTGGTCGTGACAGGTTGACAGGCCAGCAGATATACCTCTGatgcctgatttaatatctgctccGGGTCCTTGGaaccaagatattaaacttatttttggaatatgaaAGAGTGTTTGGCTTGAAGCACTCctgcacgggtcggcccggttttgcactgcctccgggatcggcccggggcatattagcgcgcgccttttctatctttgcccgcctatcctttaactctcctactttcagcacgcggcagagaGCGTGGCTTGGCttcagccagtaggcaggcccatgcactttccttttctttctttctttctttcttcctatcagcaacagcagcagcagcagcaaccatgCCACTCAGTCTCTTCGCGGCACACTGCCTAAGCAGGGAGTGTACCCCTTAATTTGTAGCGTTTTTGAAGCGaacagcttcactacgccagattttcgagccgtcagcaggACCGCAAGTTTGacccttgaatgtagctagaggccACTGGGGCCACAAGTTTCACCTGGAATGTAGGTATAgatcaaaccatgagcataagcGGTTGTAGTCAGGTTCGGCAGATGACGTCAGCTACaccagcgacaccagcggctgttacaccaactatctcgaatttgacctttgaccttgacctttgacatttcaccttgaccttcggtcaagcaGGAAaccgtctgccggcatcgcatgcgcaggtcatgaaagtgggttctgcataaaattcCGGTGCACTTTGATTGGTTCAGCGGaccgctaggtgtgttcgatgcgacgcctgctgtggAGACCGACACGAAAACCAcgcccgtaagggaagaaaaatgaattgaaaattggttttaaggaagggaaatgacgcctgtctcacatatatctcgGGTGAACACCCCAatcgcgccgtacgggaaggaaagtgaaatgaaagttggttttaaagaaaggaaattacgcctgtctcccatatctcgctggaaacccgaaccacgccgtaatgaaaggaaaaggaaagttgattttaagaaaaggaaatgacgcctgtctcacattgcgccatttccttccccccaaaaaacgaattatttttcaatttggctttgtGAAATTACCTGCAGGGTTTGCGCATCGTTCAATACCGGATTCATTCcttatctccgcatacaacgagctaTTAATAATGCAGTTTTAAATCTCACCGAAGCTATATttaatatatactgtcttgtgtgagtgcATTTACTATcgattcgaagaaagcaagatgtttaacgaaaaaaaaaaacaaatgactactactgtgtgtgtgccAGTATGGCTATCCATGGAAGCCGCCAGTCGCTCAACCACTAACGCAGCCAGGGAGAtcctgtggtggctcagtggttagggcgctcggctacagatacagagttcccgggttcgaagcccaccgcgtcggcggcgtttcgatggaggtgaaacacaaaggcgcccgtctgatctgcgatatcagtgcacgttaaagatccctaggtggtcggaattattccggagccctccgatttaaaaggctccggaataatttcggccacctggggatctttaacgtgcactggcatcgcacagcacacgggcacgttAGCGTTTCGCTGTGGGTGAGCAGGGGCAGTGATGGACAGATCGAAAGCACACTCCTCATAGATGTAATAGAGATATATCTCGAGCCGATTGGGTTTAAATGCTTGGCAGAAGAATCACAGCCTATTTTTCTTTCATCTcaaaacaggaaaagaaacagTCCCCCTTGCAAGGGATGTGATATTGATTGACGAGTGGATGGCAGTACCATTCCAACGGTAGACAGTATTCAAGTCCTAGGGCTGCGCATACAAGCAAAtggcaaaaacacagaaactCTCTTGAGACTTGAAACGAGCCAGACATGTCGGCTACTCAATcgcatttctaacaagcatgcGGGGATGAAGGAGGCTAATCTTTTGAGATTGGTTCAGGCTTTCGTCATAAGCCGAGTGCTATATGTTGCCCCCTACCTCAAACTGGCCTAAGCAGGAAAGGGCTAAATTGAAATCATAATCAGAAAAGGAATCAGAACCGCACTTGGCCTTCGTCCGAGCACTTCGATGGTAAAACTTCTTAGGCTTGATGTCTCCAACACTCTGAATGAGCTCATTTAAGCCGCCACGGTGTAGCAGCCTCAAGGGCTTTCAAAAACCAAAACTGCAAGGAAAATCATGGAGCGCCCGCGGTTCGAACCCTCGGAGTGTTCAAAGCGGACAGATAACGTACATAGAGCAACCAGGAATAGACTCAAAATCCCACCGCTGCTAGagaacatgcatccggtattTCACGAAGGTAGACGCAAAGATAGGAACTGTAGAAGGACGGCagattgggccagttggtgttccacggtaacaagaaaattcaaacaagGCGACTGGACCAGAAAGTGGAAGAGACAAATATGGCGCTTAACATACAAcatatttatttgaagtaagaagtcaatttatacctACAAAACTGGGCACGCATGCGCACGGTCATACATCTATGGTCAGATAAAAACTCCAAAATGCCAACATTCGCACGAGATGTACCCGCCTTCCAATCTACCCTTTGTGCAGCAATGTCATTTTTTTCGCTGACAAAATTAAAGTTTTGCTAACGCAACCATTCGATTTTCTGA
Protein-coding sequences here:
- the LOC144120112 gene encoding excitatory amino acid transporter-like — protein: MNYPEGIDRASRCSWATRHWEPCVVASALALGVAAGLTLQGMTLTPRQIMYLAFPGEAYTRMLAMLFLPLKVSCLVGSIGSTSYRTGGKLLRCALAYWVLSASSAAMVAFGTTLLLRAVRNETVSALQLTPIAPLNVSAVHTTDLAMKMIRGLFPPNIVDVSMRTWPSQLPPRGSELWADEMRKHCLAPHHVEADTLKAVEIDQPLRRVSGLGLLSSAVALGFVLAHNADDRNVLLNFFINLSNAIAAMGRLLSWFLPVGLASLTATRVLAVASTVRSAHSLSLLLTYSLNVVVAVLVHTFVVLPLIQWVMVQHWKRGLLRFFGQVQCIRPSPVPTAGAQQSFSASRAPDCKP